The following coding sequences lie in one Candidatus Eisenbacteria bacterium genomic window:
- the tmk gene encoding dTMP kinase translates to MPGLFVSFEGGDGSGKSTQIARLAARLQSLGIDPVVTREPGGTAVAEGIRALLLERPERRGGAREPGPTRLAEALLMVAARADLVEKVLRPALESGRVVLCDRYADSTLAYQGGGRGLDAGLLEGWNRAATGGLVPDLTLYFDLDPEVGLARRTGVAGSSNRIDAESLEFHRRVRARYLELAAAEPARWLVLDASAAPDTLEVAVWSAVESRRRGPVRA, encoded by the coding sequence ATGCCGGGGCTGTTCGTCTCCTTCGAAGGTGGTGACGGCTCCGGCAAGTCCACGCAGATCGCGCGGCTCGCGGCGCGACTGCAATCACTCGGCATCGATCCGGTGGTGACGCGCGAGCCCGGCGGAACTGCGGTCGCCGAAGGCATCCGGGCGCTGCTGCTCGAGCGGCCCGAACGGCGCGGCGGAGCGCGGGAGCCGGGACCCACACGGCTCGCCGAAGCGCTGCTGATGGTGGCGGCGCGTGCCGACCTGGTCGAGAAGGTGCTCCGCCCCGCGCTCGAATCCGGACGCGTCGTGCTGTGCGATCGCTACGCGGACTCGACGCTCGCGTATCAGGGCGGCGGTCGCGGCCTCGATGCGGGATTACTCGAGGGCTGGAACCGCGCGGCGACCGGCGGGCTGGTGCCCGACCTGACGCTCTACTTCGACCTCGATCCCGAGGTCGGGCTCGCGCGCCGCACCGGAGTCGCCGGTTCGTCCAACCGCATCGACGCGGAGTCGCTCGAGTTCCATCGCCGGGTCCGCGCCCGCTACCTCGAACTGGCCGCAGCCGAGCCGGCTCGATGGCTGGTGCTCGATGCCAGCGCCGCGCCGGACACGCTCGAAGTCGCGGTGTGGAGTGCCGTCGAGTCGCGTCGCCGCGGCCCGGTGCGCGCCTAG